In the genome of Pyrobaculum islandicum DSM 4184, the window CTCGCCCTCAGTTAAGACGCACCGGCGCATGTCACTCAGGCAGCTCTTGGAGTAGTGCGTCAGCGATCTTATACGATATGGAGGCCTTTCCGAAGATCTCCTGGACTCGCCTGGCGAAGTCGGCGAATAAGGCGCGGGATTTGTCGTTAAACGAAAGCAGTGCCCTGAAGCGTAGCTTGGGGACTGCGGAGGAGAATTGTGAGAGAACTAGGGAGGAGTAGGCCAAGTCGGCCAGGGCCTCTTCTCTCAAGTCAGACAGAAGGTGTCTCAAACTTACGTAGACCACCAACAGCCGGGCCAAATCGGTTAAGACGGAGGGGCCGAGCTCGAGGCCCAAGTCCTTGGCTACGCCCAGCGTCCAAGCGAGCAGTCCGCCGAGACCGAGCTTAGACCAGAGCCCCCTCACCTCCTCTTTAATCCCCGCGCGGTCGCTGAAGTTGAGCTTGACCAGCGTGGCTATGTCGCCTTCCACGGCGTCGCTGGGAGATAGCTCCTCGATTGCGCGGTCGACGAAGCGGTCTAGAGCTTCGTCAAGTTTCTTGGCAAACACGCCCCCCTCCTTCGGCGAGATCTCCCGGAGGCTGGGCTCGTAGTCCTCGTAGAAGGGCAAGACGTAGAGATAGGCGAACCTCCTGAGGAGGGCAAAGCTGAGCTTGAAGAGCTGCGCCCTATCCACGACATTCATAGTGGCGAATAGGCGGAAGGAGTAGGGCAAGGGCAAGCCCCCCAGCCGCCCCGCCAACTCTCTCAACCTATCGACTACGTCACCAACACCCCCCACGCACTCCTCTACAGCCGCCCTATCCTCCAGCTCATGCGCCTTAACCACCGGCACCCTATATCTATACGCCAGGTCAAGCGCCGTGAAAAGATCTCCAAAGATGAGATCCACATTCGCCCTATTCAACTCGTCAAACACCACGTGGCACGGCCCCACTCCCCTCAGTAGAGAAACCCACGACCGAAGCACCGCGCAGCCAAACCCACCAAACACCCGCCTAAGCCCACCACCAGCCCTCTCAAAACGCACCACAAGATCCTCAAACGAAAGGCCATCCCTACCCACCACAAGCACAGGCCCACACCCAGTCATAAACCCCGCAGACTCAAGCGCAAGCCTAGTCTTACCAACCCCAGGAGCACCCACAAACAACACATTCTTACCAGACACCAACAACAACGACACAAACCCCCTCAACACCCCCACCACCACACAAACCAACAACCACCCATATATTAACATAGACCCCCAAAACACCCCCCAGAAGCCGCCGAACCACCGCGCCGAACACCCCCACACAGAAAGGTGCGGCCAGGCGAGAGCCGCCCAGACCACCGGCCAACGCCATCAAAGGCCGTCCACGCCCCGACACACGGGGGGATCCACCATGTAAGGAGCGCAGAAGAGCAGTGTATAAACGTAAAGGTGGGTGGGAAACCGAACGCCGGCTTGAGAAAGGGCTATGAAAAAACATAAAGCTGAAGTAATAGAAAACCAAGCATTAGTAGACAATGAAACACAGTACAAACTTGATAATCAAGATAAAGTCATATAGCTACACATGCCAATTTCTAAAAGTCACAAATTTCGTCGGCTCACCGTAAGTCAAGCACATGTGAATCATCGTGTAGTTGTTTCTTATCTTTTCTTTTGATTTCTGGTTCTTTCTGTTCCGCCGCGTTATGACCAAGATATTGTACCAGATGTTTCTACTATACTTTTGATTTCTGGCATCCCGCCGGCTGAGGTTAAACCGCAACCTGCGCTTGTCTATGCGCTTGAGTTTCTACTATCTTTTGATTTCTGGCCCAGGCGGAGGCCGTGAGCGCAGTCCTCATGCCACGCGTTTGAGGTTTCTACTATCTTTTGATTTCTGGATCGTAGAGATAAGTGCGGCACTAGAAGATGCAATGATGCTGTTGTTTCTACTATCTTTTGATTTCTGGGTCTGAACAGGGTCTTCGTGGTGGTGCCCCGCCACATAGCTGTTTCTACTATCTTTTGATTTCTGGCAGAGCCGCCGGGGACTGCCCCCCCCCGGCGACCACTCGAAGAGGCCGTTTCTACTATCTTTTGATTTCTGGCCTGGACGTCATATACATGTGCCAGGGAGGGAGAGTATACGGTTTCTACTATCTTTTGATTTCTGGGCACCTCCTGCGGTGGGCGGTTAAGCGGTTGCAGAAAGACAAGTTTCTACTATCTTTTGATTTCTGGACAGCCCGGCGTGCCCCAGTCTTTGTCGACGCAGACTACCGCGTTTCTACTATCTTTTGATTTCTGGAGTGCGGCTCCCAAGTCCACGGGTCGCGGTACATGTTGCCGAAGGTTTCTACTATCTTTTGATTTCTGGTGCCATGGGGGGACAGTCGTCGTCCTCTTCACGTCTGATGGATATGTTTCTACTATCTTTTGATTTCTGGTCGACGACATCCGCCACAGCGACGGTGGCGGTTAGGGGCATACAGTTTCTACTATCTTTTGATTTCTGGGCCACTTACAGGCGTGATTATTGCGAAAGCGCCTAGGTGGTCTAGGTTTCTACTATCTTTTGATTTCTGGGAAAAATTGGTAGTGAAGGGGAGGATGGCCAAAGAGCTTATGGTTTCTACTATCTTTTGATTTCTGGGGCAGTAGTGAAAACCAGGGGTTAATAAACGTTTCGCCCTTGAGGTTTCTACTATCTTTTGATTTCTGGGGTCTTGGGGAGCGGCACAGCGGCCAACTCCGCCAAGGCCCCCACGTTTCTACTATCTTTTGATTTCTGGCCTCATCTCCCGCAGGGCGTGGTACCTCGCGATGGCGGTGACTAGGTTTCTACTATCTTTTGATTTCTGGCTGTTGACCTTCCCGCTGTCTAGAAATGAGTACGAGGGCCTGTTTCTACTATCTTTTGATTTCTGGCAATCACTGAGCTGACGACTGAGTAATCGCGGAGATAACATTGTTTCTACTATCTTTTGATTTCTGGCGTTATCCGAAAGGAGGATGCTGTAAAAGTAGCGCGGTATCTTGTTTCTACTATCTTTTGATTTCTGGAGCTATATTCCTACTAGTTGAAGCGCGTAAACTCATTAAGAGTGTGGTTTCTACTATCTTTTGATTTCTGGACCAACTATCCTTATCGGCTGTCCCACGGCGTACCTCGGCTCGTTTCTACTATCTTTTGATTTCTGGATGCAGTACCTCGAGACTACGCCGCGTGTCTCGCCGTGATTAAGGTTTCTACTATCTTTTGATTTCTGGCTTTGCCACTGCTTCAAATATCACCTTTGGCAAGCCTCTGTTTCTACTATCTTTTGATTTCTGGGCGGACATAGTCGAGCCAGACGAGCGTAACTCGATAACGTTTCTACTATCTTTTGATTTCTGGCCACGTGATTATTACACCGAGGATTTAGCAATGATGTTACGGTTTCTACTATCTTTTGATTTCTGGGCCTGGCAACAGAAGTGGCCCCCGTAGTCGGGAAAGTGCTGTTTCTACTATCTTTTGATTTCTGGGTGACAGCTGTGACCCAGCCGCTTGCCCACGTGCCCTGTAAGAAGTTTCTACTATCTTTTGATTTCTGGTCGTGGAACGTGTCGAAGCTAGGTGAACATGCCCTGTAGAGATGTTTCTACTATCTTTTGATTTCTGGGTAGTCAACTGGCTCAGAGGCCTCATTTAAGCCCAACTTAGTCCTGTTTCTACTATCTTTTGATTTCTGGTACATCTGGCGCGCACGCTGTTGCCGGGGCTGTACATTATGCAAGTTTCTACTATCTTTTGATTTCTGGTCTAAACTCTACGCTCATGCCACCTCCTCGGGTTTGTTTTTCAGTAGGTTTCTACTATCTTTTGATTTCTGGCTGGCATAAAGTTCAACTGAACGGGGGCCATTGGGTAATCGTTTCTACTATCTTTTGATTTCTGGTCAGGACTGGGACAGGGCCCAGGCACCGACGCAGGCCAGGGCCCGTTTCTACTATCTTTTGATTTCTGGGCCGATCTTCTACGCCGTCTTACCCCAAGCCGATGTTGGAGCTGGTTTCTACTATCTTTTGATTTCTGGCGCGCGTAGTCCACGTAGCCGAAGAAGTCGTACATGTGGGGAGTTTCTACTATCTTTTGATTTCTGGGGCTTGTATTTTCGGATCTTTTGGGTTTTTAAGTTTTTTCGTGGTTTTTTGTTCCCTCGGCGGTCGCTTTTCCACCGCCCTTTACATTCATACATTCTCCTGTCTGAGAGACGGCGTGCGCCATTCTTCGCCTTTACGATCGTGACAACGCCTCAGAGACGGCGTGACCCAGCGCCGTTCTTCGCGTTTGACTGTCAAGCCTCTTGTCTGAAGTATATTGCGTCCTTTACCGACATATATGGGAATGTTTTAATGTGTGGGTTTTGTGGCTGGTGTGTATCTCTACTTTGGCCGTGTGAAGATAGGCCCTCTCGTTGGCTACTTGTGGCTTTTGGGCAGGCGGCTGTACCTCAAGCTGGGCTGGCGCCCTCGCGACA includes:
- a CDS encoding AAA family ATPase; translated protein: MVVGVLRGFVSLLLVSGKNVLFVGAPGVGKTRLALESAGFMTGCGPVLVVGRDGLSFEDLVVRFERAGGGLRRVFGGFGCAVLRSWVSLLRGVGPCHVVFDELNRANVDLIFGDLFTALDLAYRYRVPVVKAHELEDRAAVEECVGGVGDVVDRLRELAGRLGGLPLPYSFRLFATMNVVDRAQLFKLSFALLRRFAYLYVLPFYEDYEPSLREISPKEGGVFAKKLDEALDRFVDRAIEELSPSDAVEGDIATLVKLNFSDRAGIKEEVRGLWSKLGLGGLLAWTLGVAKDLGLELGPSVLTDLARLLVVYVSLRHLLSDLREEALADLAYSSLVLSQFSSAVPKLRFRALLSFNDKSRALFADFARRVQEIFGKASISYKIADALLQELPE